In a genomic window of Nodosilinea sp. E11:
- the thrC gene encoding threonine synthase, whose amino-acid sequence MIEAYRAYLPVSDQTPVVTLCEGNTPLIPMPALAQHIGKDVKVWVKYDGLNPTGSFKDRGMTMAISKAKEAGAEAVICASTGNTSAAAAAYARRGGMRAFVLIPDGYVALGKLAQALLYGAEVLAINGNFDDALTMVRELAEDYPITLVNSVNPYRLEGQKTGAFEVVDALGDAPDWLCIPVGNAGNITAYWMGFCEYHQQRKCSRLPRMMGFQAAGAAPLVNGHVVRDPQTLATAIRIGNPASWTKAEAVRDASQGEFNAVTDEEILEAYRLLALEGVFCEPASAASVAGLLKVKDQVPAGINIVCVLTGNGLKDPDTAIAHSNNQVKGGLNPDAATIAKAMGF is encoded by the coding sequence CTGATTGAGGCCTATCGAGCCTATCTGCCTGTTTCAGATCAAACCCCGGTGGTTACCCTATGCGAGGGCAACACGCCTCTAATTCCTATGCCTGCCTTAGCCCAGCACATCGGTAAAGATGTCAAGGTGTGGGTTAAGTATGACGGCCTCAACCCCACGGGCAGCTTCAAAGACCGGGGCATGACTATGGCCATCTCTAAGGCAAAGGAGGCCGGGGCCGAAGCGGTCATTTGTGCCAGTACCGGCAACACCTCTGCTGCGGCTGCGGCCTATGCCCGTCGGGGCGGCATGCGGGCCTTTGTCCTGATTCCCGATGGCTATGTGGCCCTGGGTAAGCTGGCCCAGGCCCTGCTCTACGGGGCCGAGGTGTTGGCCATCAATGGCAACTTTGACGACGCCCTGACGATGGTGCGCGAGCTGGCGGAAGATTACCCCATTACGCTGGTCAACTCGGTTAACCCCTACCGTTTAGAAGGGCAAAAAACTGGGGCCTTTGAGGTGGTTGATGCCTTGGGCGACGCTCCCGACTGGCTGTGCATTCCGGTGGGTAACGCGGGCAATATCACCGCCTACTGGATGGGCTTTTGTGAGTATCATCAGCAGCGCAAGTGCAGCCGACTACCCCGCATGATGGGCTTTCAGGCCGCAGGGGCTGCCCCTCTAGTCAATGGCCATGTGGTGCGCGATCCCCAAACCCTGGCTACAGCCATTCGCATTGGCAACCCCGCCAGCTGGACGAAGGCCGAAGCTGTGCGCGATGCCAGCCAGGGGGAGTTTAACGCGGTCACCGATGAGGAAATTCTGGAGGCCTACAGACTGCTGGCCCTAGAGGGAGTGTTTTGCGAACCGGCCAGTGCAGCCTCCGTCGCTGGGTTGCTTAAGGTCAAAGACCAGGTGCCCGCTGGCATCAATATTGTCTGCGTGCTGACCGGCAATGGCTTAAAAGACCCAGACACAGCGATCGCCCACAGCAACAACCAAGTCAAAGGCGGCCTCAACCCCGATGCTGCAACCATAGCCAAAGCCATGGGCTTCTAG